One Bacteroides sp. genomic window carries:
- a CDS encoding nucleoside-diphosphate sugar epimerase/dehydratase — MKVQNTQLYRLLLKLYGRYYNRFLPRWYVLVFDILVIFFLFFLAYAIRLNFKLAEMPMDVVSVRAVFTIMVYSVFMFVFRSFSGIIRHTGLHEIARVLQALGFSFMALILLTALADLFHYPISFFPRYAVLLIHFLLSFFVLTGARLVIKTIFHRLVRANIKLKRRVIIFGAGSAGMVTRSALMQDSLINYQVMAFVDDNPGKTRKMLDGIPVMLPEKVFNNLFINESRADQLIIAVQNLSIDRRKDLIEKGLEYQLEVKVMPPVRDWINGKLSTSQLRRARIEELLERPPIRLGVEHVARELEGKVVLITGAAGSIGSGLVRQVITYKPRKLVLLDQAESALYDLQFEINQSPELKPYAERAEYVVGSIRDQHRMEKLFYTFSPEVIYHAAAYKHVPMMEDNPYEAVSVNVFGTHILADLAIKYKAKKFVMVSTDKAVNPTNVMGASKRIAEIYVQSMEEGGTQFVTTRFGNVLDSNGSVIPLFRKQIEQGGPVTITHTEITRYFMMIPEACSLVLEAGTMGNGGEIFVFDMGEPVKISHLAEKMIQLSGYVPNQDILIKEIGLRPGEKLFEELLNNNENTLPTHHPKILRARVTIYSRSEVLNHLKELDRILKTGDNFALVEEMKKMVPEFISNNSIYEVLDEKFEPLE; from the coding sequence ATGAAGGTCCAGAACACACAGTTGTATAGGTTGTTACTGAAGCTTTACGGTCGTTATTATAACAGGTTTTTGCCCCGATGGTACGTGTTGGTTTTCGATATCCTGGTCATTTTCTTCCTGTTTTTTCTTGCTTACGCCATTCGCCTGAATTTTAAGCTGGCGGAAATGCCCATGGATGTAGTGTCCGTGAGGGCCGTATTTACCATAATGGTTTATTCGGTTTTTATGTTTGTTTTCCGTTCCTTTTCAGGTATCATTCGTCATACCGGACTTCACGAGATCGCAAGGGTGCTTCAGGCTCTGGGGTTTTCATTTATGGCGCTGATTCTTTTGACGGCCCTTGCTGACTTGTTTCATTATCCGATTTCCTTTTTTCCCCGCTATGCTGTTCTGCTGATTCACTTTTTGTTGTCATTTTTTGTTCTTACCGGGGCACGGCTTGTGATCAAGACCATTTTTCACCGTTTGGTGAGAGCCAATATTAAACTGAAACGCAGGGTCATCATCTTTGGGGCGGGAAGCGCAGGCATGGTGACCCGCAGTGCGCTGATGCAGGACAGCCTCATCAATTACCAGGTGATGGCCTTTGTGGATGATAATCCGGGCAAAACACGCAAAATGCTGGACGGGATTCCAGTGATGCTCCCCGAAAAGGTTTTTAACAACCTTTTCATAAACGAAAGTCGTGCCGATCAGTTAATCATTGCTGTTCAAAACCTGAGTATTGACCGCCGTAAAGACCTGATCGAAAAAGGGCTTGAGTACCAGCTTGAGGTAAAGGTGATGCCCCCAGTACGCGACTGGATTAACGGCAAGCTGAGCACCTCACAGCTTAGGCGTGCACGTATCGAGGAACTTCTGGAACGCCCGCCAATCAGGTTGGGCGTTGAACATGTGGCCCGGGAGCTTGAAGGGAAAGTAGTGCTAATCACAGGTGCAGCAGGAAGCATTGGTTCGGGCTTGGTGCGTCAGGTAATAACCTATAAACCCCGCAAACTTGTTTTACTCGATCAAGCCGAATCCGCGCTTTACGATCTGCAGTTTGAGATCAATCAAAGCCCTGAATTAAAACCCTATGCCGAGAGAGCTGAATATGTGGTGGGAAGCATCCGCGACCAGCACCGTATGGAGAAGCTTTTTTACACATTCAGTCCGGAAGTGATTTACCATGCCGCTGCTTACAAGCACGTGCCCATGATGGAAGACAACCCCTATGAGGCGGTGTCGGTCAATGTTTTCGGTACCCACATTCTTGCCGACCTGGCAATAAAATACAAGGCCAAGAAATTTGTAATGGTTTCTACCGATAAGGCGGTGAATCCTACCAATGTGATGGGAGCCTCGAAGCGCATCGCCGAGATCTATGTACAAAGTATGGAGGAAGGAGGCACCCAATTTGTGACCACACGTTTTGGCAATGTGCTGGACAGTAACGGATCGGTGATCCCGCTCTTCAGGAAACAAATTGAACAGGGCGGCCCGGTTACCATTACCCACACCGAGATCACCCGATATTTTATGATGATCCCTGAAGCCTGCAGCCTGGTGCTTGAGGCTGGCACCATGGGGAACGGGGGGGAGATCTTTGTTTTTGATATGGGTGAACCCGTTAAAATCTCACACCTGGCAGAAAAAATGATTCAGCTTTCTGGTTATGTTCCAAACCAGGATATATTGATCAAGGAGATCGGCTTGCGCCCCGGGGAAAAACTATTTGAGGAGCTGCTCAATAATAATGAGAACACCCTGCCCACTCACCATCCCAAGATCCTGCGGGCCAGGGTTACCATTTATAGCCGCTCAGAAGTCCTCAACCATTTGAAAGAACTGGATAGAATTCTCAAAACAGGCGACAACTTTGCCCTGGTTGAAGAAATGAAAAAAATGGTGCCGGAATTCATTTCCAACAATTCCATTTACGAGGTCCTGGATGAAAAATTTGAACCTCTTGAATAA
- a CDS encoding aminotransferase class I/II-fold pyridoxal phosphate-dependent enzyme encodes MGDTEQVFVKEAFDTNWVAPLGPNVDGFEGDLQEYTGSAHAAALSSGTAALHLSLIMLGVKPGDPVICQSLTFSASANPIAYLGAVPVFVDSEPKTWNMCPNALEQAVKDLTSKGKKPKAIIPVHLYGMPAKMDEIMGIAQHFDIPIVEDAAEALGSEINGRKCGTFGKLGILSFNGNKIITTSGGGALLSDDEALIKKARFLATQARDPAPHYQHSHIGYNYRMSNVLAGIGRGQMKVLPQRIDQRRANFDFYQELLGGIPGIRFLTEPAGCFSNRWLTTMLIDPQETGGITREDIRQALEARNIESRPLWKPMHLQPIFKEYPYFGGQVAEKLFEYGLCMPSGSNMTAEEKERIAEVMKLLFHLK; translated from the coding sequence ATGGGTGATACAGAACAAGTATTTGTAAAGGAAGCTTTTGACACCAACTGGGTAGCCCCCCTGGGCCCCAATGTGGATGGCTTTGAGGGCGACCTCCAGGAATATACCGGTTCAGCCCACGCAGCAGCGCTGAGCAGCGGGACCGCAGCCCTGCACCTTTCGCTGATAATGCTGGGGGTTAAGCCAGGTGATCCTGTCATTTGCCAGAGCCTCACCTTTTCGGCCAGCGCAAACCCCATTGCCTACCTGGGTGCTGTACCGGTCTTTGTTGACAGCGAACCCAAGACCTGGAATATGTGCCCCAATGCTTTGGAGCAAGCCGTAAAAGACCTGACCTCAAAAGGGAAAAAACCCAAAGCCATCATCCCGGTGCATCTGTATGGTATGCCCGCAAAGATGGATGAAATCATGGGGATTGCGCAACACTTCGATATTCCCATTGTGGAAGATGCAGCAGAAGCCCTGGGCTCGGAAATCAATGGACGTAAGTGCGGTACCTTTGGCAAGCTGGGCATCCTAAGCTTCAACGGCAATAAGATCATCACCACCAGCGGGGGCGGTGCGCTGCTCTCTGACGATGAGGCCCTGATTAAAAAAGCCCGTTTCCTGGCCACACAGGCACGCGACCCCGCCCCTCATTACCAGCACAGTCATATCGGGTATAACTACCGGATGAGCAATGTGTTAGCTGGAATTGGCAGAGGGCAAATGAAGGTGCTTCCGCAACGCATTGACCAGCGTCGGGCTAATTTCGACTTCTATCAGGAGTTGTTGGGAGGGATTCCCGGGATACGATTTCTGACGGAACCAGCTGGCTGTTTTTCCAATCGCTGGCTGACCACTATGCTTATCGACCCGCAAGAAACCGGGGGCATTACCCGTGAAGATATCAGGCAAGCCTTGGAGGCCCGTAACATTGAATCGCGACCGCTCTGGAAACCCATGCATTTGCAGCCCATTTTCAAGGAATATCCTTATTTTGGGGGGCAGGTAGCAGAGAAGTTGTTTGAATACGGGCTCTGTATGCCTTCCGGATCGAATATGACTGCAGAGGAAAAGGAACGCATTGCTGAGGTGATGAAGCTTTTATTTCATTTGAAATAA